The Rhododendron vialii isolate Sample 1 chromosome 1a, ASM3025357v1 region tctacggacaccgtacaacacttatccggacttagaatcgcgtttgaggtagtttttcagaaacccaaaacctttatctgcattttaatggagttacttagatttaaagtttattgaagatgatgatctgctgttaaattgttaatttatttttagtcctgtttatattaaaatttagttcggttgtgctagaatgattagtgttataccctgtgaaaaattatgatcgtttaacaagtgtttgattgtgaaattattattgatgatgcattattgatttgtatttaggtggacgtttacgtgtttaataaattattggagtagataaatgtttatgaaatattcacaagaatattttactagtaaaaatttatttagattgtaaacaagaaatattttagattatatattagttaatctttaactttaataaatattaactagaatagcctctcataattttgttgttataaaaatctcatattaatatttaatatagttagtaaatactaaattttgcaataagtatttttttcaataaaaaaaattagtttgtaaaatctttaaatagtatgagagttaaagaaaatgtttaaatagtagaaatgttttataaaatttttaaatgagagaaatagacttaattttaagtgtagtaattaattgtttgactgaatattattttgttactcgcatgataaattctatgacatgattaattttatcgcacggttatgtgttgttagtacttttagttgaaatgttgaaccgtgtgatattttgttgtggctgtagattggacaaattgGTTCCCTGTGTGGTTatgagtagtgactcatgtagacgatgttaagtaaatgaaaattgataaagtgttggaagtgtgattgtgtggattgtgatttgagccatggtgatggcaagggtaacctatggggccctgtgttgaaatgggttacgtgaggggcccggtgttgtgatgctaacgtatgatacgtcatgggaagtttctcttcgaggaagagaatgggtcccatgagacggttatagttagtgagacgttaatgtatgatacgtcatgggaagtttctcttggagaaagagaatgggtcccatgagacggttatagttagcgtggggtagtggatgtccgaccctaatgtacgatacgtcatgggatgactcaatcctcctgttatggtcttaagtgagaacatactcggtacataacttagatgcgctcacctaggaccctggtgcaggacaagcaagaggaagggtggacccatgagacgattgtagttagtggatgtgggaggaaaggatctcgcggagagaatccttagattacatgtaagatgatggatagtaaagaaaaagacgacgtgttattattttgtaccttcggtgtattatgaattattatattgttgatctgcatattgtggtattgggttttaggatttctacttggtgaattatcactcaggatacgtttgtatcctggcaaatcgtttgcttcggcattcaatttgccagagtgtgcaggattccacagtggagcagttgatacaggtgggaccccctggaacggagtctgggccaatgttgcttggaattcgtgtcaaaactagagtcgctctggagttgcttttgttaaataaatgtacatagatttttgtattattttgaaattgtaatttttgtataaggataaataggggcctaatagtttgtaaaattcagtgtatttttgggttaatgcttccgaaattccttggaaaatcggggcgtgACAATTGAGACCTTTGATTTTGTTGCACTTGTTAAATTATTCATTATCGTAAATTTGTGGCTtgatcatgtttagaaaattccTTTATGGAGACATGGACTCATTAAGAAAATAGTATTTTTCATTCGATAAGTTGTCTAATCAAAAGCGATCTCAACTATAACTCGGTAAGAATGATCTAATCCATAATAAATTAAAGACAGATGGTTTTGATCTTGAAAAAGATCTCAAGTGTGGCTTAAGTGGTGTGCTATTAGACTTTAATGCTTCTGGAAGCAGTAAAACTATTCCAATCATGTGGTCGTTAATACTGAATGATCTTCAATTTTGGTAACAATTCTATAATCAAtaagacgtgaaatcctaacggttcagatAAAGCATTATAAAAAAACATCCATGGTGAAAAAGTATAGGGTTTATATGAAATGGTGGCGCAATTAGAGCTCACTAAATATTTTCCCCCAAATTCTCAAACTAGATAATTGTTGACTAAATTAGGTTTATTAGTCggaaaaattgtaatttttttgtgggaCAATTGAAATTTCTGCGAAAATTGTTGGCGGTTGTCTCTTTCCCAAAAAACGACATTGTTTAAGCTCAACAAAGGTGATAGGTCTCTCTTTACCCTTATCTTCGTCACTTCGTCTATCTCCCCAATGCTGAacacaggtctctctctctctctccaacgccCAACACAGGTCTTTCTGTCTCTCCCCAATGCCATCCTCGCTGTAGCCTTGTTCTCTTGTCGAACGACAACAGAAATCGGAGCCCAGTCTTCATTATTCATGGCCAAGGTCGCTCTGCTTCTCCTCAACAGGTAGAATCCAAGCTCAATCTTTGTTTTGCATGTGTTGAATAAACTGATTATCTACTGATTTGGTTGATTTCTCTCATAATCTTGGTTTTGCATGTGACTGTTATACGGTGAAAAATGTACCACATTGAACCCCCAAATTTACTTTCACATTAATTACTAATTTGGTCTGATTTTGAGtccaattttgttcaccctagTTGCCATGTAAATGTCCAATTGAACACGTTAAATAAAGTAAACTTCCTTCGTTGCTTAGGTAAGAAATATGAATATATGTTGTACGGCCTTTGCAGTTCGAGCTTTCATATTTTCAGGTCCTGGATCTATATCAGATGCTTGAACATCTATTAGTACATATTTACGTCTGACACTAGGTACCAAAGTATAGAAATAGTGGGTGCTGTTACTAAAGAGTATATTGTTGATGCATGAATAGTTCCAAAAGACAGCCCGAGACCTATTTTTTCTGGGAATCTGCGGAAACAGGAGTCACAGAGAAATCACATTATGTAATGTCACGTCTTAATATTGGAGTTTGTCTGAAATTTACTAGCTAGACTTTGGTTGTTTGATATTGTCCTCTACTCTATTAAAGCAATATATAGTTAGTGACGAAATTGCACACAAGTTTGAATGTCTTGGGTGCTGACTGTTCCCAAAATGAGTGGTTCTTTTTAATGGAACATAATAGGATATGGGCTTCACTGGGAGAGAGGCAAGAGTTATTTTATGTcatcttagagcatccacacccATGACTAgctccattttcatttttggacaATAAATAGTGTTGTtttgcacacacaaaaaaaaaaagaacagtcAAAGGTGTTACAAACCCATGTTATCTATTTCTTTCAATCTTTCTGAATCTCGAAAAGGGCAATTTTGCCATATATGACCAAAAATTTGGTATTTGCCAAATTTGAGATAATTTTGGCATTGTGGGTGTGGCACCCAATATGCAATTTATTGTGCCATTTTTGAGATATGGCAAGGAATATCGCAAAAAATGGGCTAGTGGTATGGATGCTCTTATTTTAAGATCAAAAATCCTTCGAGGCAGGGTATTTTGAACCCCTCTGTGCCACTCCTTCAGGTATATTTTAAGCCCACCattagtattttggggtatgTATGGATGATAGCCCCAATCAAAGTTTTATATAAGGGAAGGAAATTTGGGTTGAAGAAGTTCAGTTGCCATGACTAATAAGGCTCGATTGTTTGTGGATCCTGTTTTGTTTCTCGAATGGATGGCCAAACAGACTCGTCTTTCTTTTCTGGTGCCATGTAATCAAGTATCCCATAATTGGTTAGCAACAAACGGACTCGTCTTTCTTTGCTTATGGCTAACTATTCTATTATGATTTCTGCTGGTGTTATTTGTTGGATTGTAATATGCCATGGTTATTTGAATATGCAACGCTGAATCTTATGATGGAGGGAAAAAAAGCATTTGTTTTTAACATGTGGATAGTAACAATTGTTATTGGAagatttccttttcattttggaTGGTTATAATTGGAAGTGAATGAATAACGATTGTTCTTTTGACGGTGTTCTTATGCTTTTGTTAGTTATTCCTTTCTAttttctacatatacttaggcCATATGTAgtgatgtaaaaaaaaaaaaaaaacagagtaatGTTGTATAACCTTTAGTTAATTTTGTAGGTCAGAAGTAATGGACAAGAGTTGAATGACGATAAGAAATAGGTTGATAAGTAGATAGTATAAACTGGGGGTGGAATCTTTCCTATAATTTGCGATTGTGAATTTAGGACCACAACCTGAGATTCGGTGTCCATGTATTGATTGTCTAAATGGCACAAAACTTAGCAGTGCACTTGTTAAGATCCATTTGATGCTGAAAGGAATTGACTCATCTTACAAGACTTGGGTGCACCATAGGGAATTTGTTCCTGCACCTCAAGCACATGATGATGACCATCATGACCCCAATGAAGGTAATGGGGATGAAATTGGAGGGCAGGTCTCCGAGGATGGCAACCAATTGCCTAATATGTTGGAACAGATCTTTGTTGGTGGCCTCTTGATGACGATATCGATGAATTGCCTGCTAATCTTGGGAGGCGCAATGTATGGAGTTTCGATAAGTTGTTCAATGCTGCTCAATGTAAAACTTATCCTGGATGTGAAAAGACTGTGCTAGAATTCATTGTTGAAATGCTTCATGTTAAAGTATACAAGAAGTTGACGAATGACACATTCAATATCATTATGAATACTATTAAAAAGATGCGATCAGACTATGATGAGGCTATTCCTTGGAACATTTATGAAGCAAAGAAATTTTTAAGGGATTTTGGGTTTGGGATATCTGCCTATTCATGCATGCATAAATGACTGTGCACTCTTTTGGAAGGAgaatgaaaatatgaaaaattgtCCAAAGTTTAATGAGCCTAGGTACAAGGTGAACAATGGTACGAGTAAAAAGATCCCCCACAAGATACTACGGTACTTACCATTGACTCTGAGACTAAAAATGCTATATTGTTGTGAGAAAATAGCTCCTGATATGAGATGACACAAAGACAAATGTGTAGATGATGATGAATTGCGTTATCCTGCTGATGCTGAGGAATGGAAGAACTTTGATGAACGATTTCCCGATTTTGCTGCCGATCCGCGAAATGTAAGGCTTGGGATGGCTACTGATGGTTTTAATCCCTTGGACACATGAGTCAATCATATGGTATGTGGCCTGTAATCATGGTGCCTTACAATCTCTCGCCGTGGAAGTGCATGAAAGAGCCCATTTGCTTCATGTCACTGCTTATTTCGGGCCCATCGTCCATTGGAAAAGATATTGATGTTTACTTGCGTCCGTTAGGTGAAGGAGTTGTGGAAGAATGGTGTGCAAACTTATGATGCCTCTACTGGAAAAACTTTTACGACGCATGCATGTGTTTTTTGGACCATCCACGACTTCCCTACTTATGGCATGATGTTTGGGTGGTCTACAAAGTGTTATTTGGCTTGTCCCATTTGCAATGAGGATAACTCATCAGTTAGTTTAACGAGTAAGCTAGATTGGATATTTGGGTGCTTGCCGCTGGTTACCTGAGAACCACATTTGGCGAAGGAGCAAGCTTTTTAATGGTAAATTTGAGGATATGACCAGACCTATGGAGTTGTCGGGCCAAGAAATATTAGAGCAAATTAACACATACGAGCCATTTGGGAAACATCCAAGTAAGagcatgaaaagaaaaatggatgaGTTTGAGAAAAATTTGAATTGGGGGAAGAAAAACATTTTGTTTGAGCTCTCTTACTTTGAGTTTCTCAATCTCCGATGGAATCTCGATGTCATGCACATAGGGAAGAATATATGTGAAAATTTGGGCATAGATGGAAAGAACAAGGATACGAAAAAGGCACGAAAGGATTTGAAGGATCAGAAATTACGCAAGGAGTTGCACCTAAAAAGGCGTGCAAATGGGTCATTTGAAAAACCCCTGGCCATGTACACATTATCAACGAAAGAGAGAAGGCTTTTGCAATTTCTTAAAATCGATCAAGTTCCCAGATGGATATGCAGCGAATATCTCTAAATGTGTGAACACTCGTGGTGGCAAGCTATCGGGGCTCAAAAATCATGATTATCATGTCCTTTTGCAAAGACTAATCCCGATTGGTATGCGTGGCTATTTGAACAAGGAAATTGGAACGGTGTTGTTTTAGTTCAGTAACTTCTACCAACAGTTGTGCTAAAAAACAGTGATGAAGAGCGATTTGGATAAACTTTAGGAGAACATTATACTTGTATTTTGCAAGCTTAAAAAGATTTTTCCTCTCGCTTTCTTTGACGTAATGGTACACTTGGCTATTCACCTGCCCCACAAGGTTAAACTAGAAGGCCAGTGCATTACCGATGGATGTACCCTATTGAAAGGTATGTATAACTATTGTACTAATTGTGTCATTTACTTATAATCCTATTCATAACCTAATAGCGTGGTATTTTTTATAGACTACTTGGAGTTTTGAAAAAACTTGTTGGTAATAAAGCTCGTCCCGAAGGTTCAATTGTGGAGGCTTACGTTTCTAAAGAATGTACAACCTTTTGTTCTATGTATCTCGATGGAATTAAGACAGTGTTTAATCGCAAGAATGGAATGACGATGGTGGTGAGCGTGAACTGGGGTTAAGGGCTTTCACTCAGCAAATCCGTCCCTTCAGTATAATCCTGAGAGCACCTGATGTACCTGTCACCCAACAAGACATGGCTCATTGGTTTGTCTTGTACAATAACCCTGAAGTAGAAACATATCTAGAGTACATATTTACttcattatttttcttttctatatttGGTTGGGGTTTTATTAGCATTCATAATCCTCTATATTAACAAGGATACACAAGAATTTGTTGGGAAATGGCAATACACTTTACATTGCGAAGAGACAATGCAAAGAGTTTCTTAGTGGTTCAAAGGGCATATAAGACATAGAAAATTGAATTTACTCACGCGTCACATTAAGCTATGTTTATTTAAAGTAGCATAACAATAATTTTTAATGTAGGTGAATGAATTGTGGAAGCAAAGGTCTCCAGAAGTAACTAATGAGTTGTGGTCACTGGTCAATAGACTTGAACCAATAATAAACACATATTCAGGGTGCATTTCTAATGGCGACCGTTTCCATACTATTGAACGGGACAACTGACACACAAGTCAAAATAGTGGGGTGGCAGTGGAAGGGGAGCACGAAGGCCATACAATAAACTATTACGGTTTCTTAACCAAAGTATGGGAAATGGCCTATTTATTCAATCATCGAGTTATTTTGTTCCAGTGCGAATGGTCAATTCCAGTTGCAGTAGATTTTTTCGGGTTGATGCACATTGCTCAAGCATTGATGTAAAAAGTCAATGGTATAAGGATGACCCATTCGTTTTTCCAAGTCAAGTCCAACAAGTATTCTACATTGCAGATACAAAGTTGGGTGAGCATTGGAAAGTAGTAGAATGAATTCAATGTCGAGGAATCTGGAATGTCCCAAGATGGATAGTTTTGAAACCAATGGGTCTCCAAATGAAGTTTTTTAGCAGGAAATAACTACAGATTTGTTGTTGAAGATCCTCCCATCGTAACCTCTTTGAGGAGAAATGATATTGAACCTGCAATTATTAGGGAGGAAGAAGATCATAGCGATGAGGATGAAGAAGACCTAATGGGTGATCTAGACGATgaagaaaagaggaagaaaatcaAAGTGATTCTGATGATGATTTTGACGTAGAAGCTTAATGTACCAAGAAATTTGGTGGTCCCTACTTGTACCTAGGATTAACTCTGAAATTAGTTTTAGcaattgtatttctttttctGATCTAGAGTTATCTACATGTATGCTTACATATGGGTGACAAAGGTTCAGTGTAATAGACTTCTTCTTGAGCAATATCGTTAAATCAACTTTGTTGATTATTCAAAAGGCATGTACTAAAATCACCTATAGACTAATACATTCGTACAAGGCCAAAGAAGATGGGAAGAGATAACAATTAAAAGAGAAACTATGCATAATACCTGGTCTTCTGTAGAATGGCAGAATGCACACTGAATTTTATTAGTAATAGTCTCGAACCTAGCAATAGCTTCATCCATGGACTAGCAATAAATTTGTCTATGCCAAAAACACTTCAAACAtgttgcttttgcttttgtgtAGTATGTGGTAGTTTGGATACAAATTATTTACTCTTATTTTGCAGGTGCATCTTCAGTAAAGCGGCGGCGTGTGCGAGGGCCAACACGTGGAAAAAGAATTAGAAGGATAATTGTTAAGAATAAAGGGGAGAGGATCCTAGCTTATGTGACACCGGAAATAAGAGTATTTTGCGGAAACAATGCAAACAAGGTGGCAAGTCAAGTAGGGACACAAATTAGGTGGATATGTCCTATTATGGGATTTTACCCCTTGTGGAAAAGTGTTGATTCAACGTTGAAAGATGCCATCTTACAAGTGGTCCGGGTAAGAATGCCTAATTTGAATGGTTATCGGCATAACACCCTCATAACGTAAAGATTGCAGATTGCATTCTGTTAGTGAATTCTCTAATATATGTTTGTAGGAGAAAATTAAAGTCACCGAAAATGAAGTTGAGTCTACTGAGTTAGTTGAGGAAGTTTTTCATGAAAAGGCAAATCTACTCTACAAAGATTGGAAATGGAGAATGGACGATTTCTATGCAAAGACATTGTGCGATAGCAAAGGCGCATATCAGCATCCTTTTCAAGAGACACCCACAGATGACTGGAAGTACATGATCGATCATGTATTCAAGGATCCAAAACGAAAGGTTAATTGAATACTTATTGGAGTTACATTTCCAACTCTAACTTAATATctaacaaatgattttttcaacCCCGCAAAGATGCTAGCAAATTAAATAGAGAGGTCGTACCTTATGGTCATACTATGGGCTCTCGATCCTTTGCTGCTGCAATGACTATTGCGGTGAGACATTTTGCACAACTAATTATGCAATGACATCGATGTCTTGGTTTTGCTAGTTTAAGAATCCATTAACATTGCATTACATAGTTTTGTCTTCTTTTAATAACCAGTAGCATGTCAGcttcctttctcttttatttttttggctgaCGAAACTTACTTTTGTTCATAGTGTTGCTATTGATGATGGGTTGTGCCTATTCTGTTATGATTTTTGCTAGTGCTATTTGCTAGATTGTTAATATGCTATGGTTATTTGAATATGCTAGGCTGATCATTCTGGTGAAATTTGTAATGAGGGACATCATGATGATGGAAATGGTAATGAGGGAAATGGTAATGAGGGAAGAAAGAAgcttgatttttgtgatttatacGAGGCATCACATAGATTGAGAGATACATACGAATAGATTGATCCAATATGCCAAGAGAAACATGTATGCATTTAATGTTGAAtcctttacttatttttgtctgcTTTTTAATTAGTCCATTCCTTATgtctttgttgtttgttttcttttttctgaaatGATAGGCGATGATTGTGGCAATGCATGACGTTGCAGCTCTGTCCAGCACTCCACTATCAGGTGAAGAAATTTCAAAGGAGTGCCTCGGGGAGTCGAAGACAAAGAACTATATAAGAGGATTCGGGAATGGGCCAAAGCCATCTACCTATCTTTCCAAATCCAAGTCACAGTTAGCACGCCAGGACCAACTGTAAAAACTTCAAATTGAGTTGGATTTAATTCGTGAAGAACAAAGAAGGGAGAGGGAAGAGGAGAAGACGCGATGGGAGGAAAAGCAAAAGTAACCCAAGAGGAACAAAGACGAcgcgaggagaagagagaggatgaAAATAGGCAGTGGGAGGAGGAGAAGGCACGaagggaggaagaagaaaagcaaTGCGAGGAGGAACAAAGAAGACACGAGGAGGAGCGAGATGAGGAGAAGAGGCAGTGGGAGGAGGCACAAAGGCGACACGATGAGGAGCGGTTTGTACTTCTAAAAGAGATGGATGTATTCAAAAGCTTTATGATGAGCCAATTGCAGAATGGTGGACGAGGCAGCATGGGAGCAGGGTGATGGTGGCTCAAATATACAGTAAGTAGTTTGAGAATATCAATTTTAGAATTGACTTTGATGCTAAGTAGGAAATTTGGAATTGCAATcagtaagtattttttttgaggaGTGATGTTGTAGTGGTTGGGGAATTTTTAAGTGTTGGACATTAATACCCATTAAGTAGTATTTTTGAGGTTCTATCAGTTGGACAAAGCCTTTGAGGTTCTCGATGGAACATGGTAAGGATTCGTTTGTCGTATAAGGCGTTTGAATGCTAAAATCATAAAtgaattagttttttttgtttaaaagttTCTAACAGAGAAATTTATGGTGTTTTTAGTGTTGAATTCAAAGGCCAGAGGAAACAATTATAATATAAGGAATTACTCGTTTTCAATTGAAAGGTTTTTGGATGTTTGATCATGGTATTAAGCTCATTGAGTCTGACAGTAACATGTGATAGTAATGCCTCAGATATGGAGGAGAGAAAAAGGGTTTCCCCACTAATGGGTCAACAATTACACCTATCAGTTACATACTTTGCCAATGCATTTTTGGATACGGCTATACATAGCGTCTGTGAGATAGAGAATCAACAAAATACTTACAGTTGCTCTCGACTTGAATTGTAGTCCATTTTGTAAACCTTAATATGGATTAATACGATATGGATTCTGCATTTGTGTATACTGTTTGGAGGTTGGTTTGGTGAATGAGTCGACTTACCACTACactttttaaccttttttttcattctgtATTTCTGAACCATCTACGGAACTAGCATTCTGGGTTTGGCATGTCTGCATTATGGATTCTGCATTCTACGTTATAGATTCTGCTTTGCTAGAGTTGTAGTGTAATGTCTCAACATAACCACTGATCACAGCCTTAGTTTTGGAGTTTGAACATGAGCTATGGAACCACTGAATTTGGCCTTGATCACAGCCATGTAGCAGTAcatgggtgtttttttggcaTTTCAAGTGTTGTGCCTTACTATTTTTTGTGTTCCTTAGGTCTTTTGTTGTGATGCTGAAATTAAAGTACTAACTGCTGGAATTGAAGTTTAGAGGTTGAAATCACTTCTATTAAGTGCTAAATCTATTGTAGTTGTTGTATAGATGCAAAAATTTGGTTGTTGAATTCTGAAAGTAATCTACAAGAGCTGAAATTATGTGTAAAAGTGTAGGATTTGAGTGTAACATGTTGGAAACAAATTGTATTTGTTGAAAACATGTACTCAAGTGTTGGAATTTGGTGGTCAAATGCAAAAATCTGATTTTGTTTGCTTAAAATATGGTCTTGAGAGTTGGAATATGAGTTCATGTTTCTGGAGCTGAAAGccagtagttatttttttaccGTAACAGGTGTTTCTGTTGCCATATGTTTCGTTTTGGCTTAGTATTTACCTATGTTCAGTCTTTGAGCAATTAGATACACCAATTCATAAATACTAATGGTGGATTGTTCTTTTTCCTACATATCGACACTTTAATGGAGTATCCCGCAGTTATACTTCTGATTATTGACTATGAAGATCAAAGATATTGTGGACGTGTTTGGATGTTTTAAGGTTATCCATTTGTTGAAGTTGAactttttagtattttgtgGCCTTGGAGTTTAGATACATTTTGTAGTTGGAGACAAGTCGTTATTTTTTGCTCTAGGAATTCGAAGACAAGTTGTTATCACCATATTTGGTGGACGCTgtatttatgaaattttggatttgtttATTGGAATTTGTATTAATTGCATTAGGTTGGTAATTTTGTGGATGTAATAATCGTTGGCTCAAATTTATAGGTTTTGTAGTATGGGGAAAAAATTTGTAGGAAATTCTGGAATGaattgcggataaaaaaaaaaaaaaattctagaatGGTATTACACAATTATAATACGACATTACCTGACTAAACATTA contains the following coding sequences:
- the LOC131328263 gene encoding uncharacterized protein LOC131328263 encodes the protein MTRPCWSAAGRCLEISEPPWRSTDTVQHLSGLRIAFEDFYLVNYHSGYVCILANRLLRHSICQSVQDSTVEQLIQVGPPGTESGPMLLGIRVKTRVALELLLLNKCT
- the LOC131328268 gene encoding uncharacterized protein LOC131328268 → MVNSSCSRFFRVDAHCSSIDVKSQWYKDDPFVFPSQVQQVFYIADTKLGNNYRFVVEDPPIVTSLRRNDIEPAIIREEEDHSDEDEEDLMGDLDDEEKRKKIKVILMMILTVIYMYAYIWVTKYVVVWIQIIYSYFAGASSVKRRRVRGPTRGKRIRRIIVKNKGERILAYVTPEIRVFCGNNANKVASQVGTQIRWICPIMGFYPLWKSVDSTLKDAILQVVREKIKVTENEVESTELVEEVFHEKANLLYKDWKWRMDDFYAKTLCDSKGAYQHPFQETPTDDWKYMIDHVFKDPKRKVN